Proteins encoded in a region of the Corynebacterium genitalium ATCC 33030 genome:
- a CDS encoding HAD family hydrolase yields the protein MANFFLEQLRDCDGVLFDFNGTLSDDEPVLEAAYETALQNVGLDGLRSSEYESLVGLSDPDIARRLLAARSSDEFDALIGHLSEAYSAAVAERPTITRESARFVAALIDDGKRVAVVTGTFRALMQSGLAQAGLAAVGERSVAIEDVSHGKPDPEGFLLGSANIGVPTDRIIGFEDSRAGVEALTRAGIRAVGIGPHLVEADGLIARFPTMDDAARAYLGR from the coding sequence ATGGCCAATTTCTTCCTAGAACAGCTCAGGGATTGTGACGGGGTCTTGTTCGATTTCAACGGCACGCTGAGCGATGACGAGCCGGTTCTGGAAGCGGCATACGAAACGGCCCTGCAGAACGTGGGGCTCGACGGCTTACGTTCCAGTGAATATGAATCCTTGGTCGGCCTGTCCGATCCCGATATCGCCCGCCGGCTTTTGGCGGCGCGGTCCTCGGACGAATTCGATGCGCTAATCGGCCACCTGTCAGAGGCATATTCAGCGGCGGTGGCTGAGCGTCCGACGATTACGCGCGAATCGGCGCGCTTCGTCGCCGCGCTTATCGACGACGGCAAGCGCGTCGCCGTGGTCACCGGAACCTTCCGCGCACTGATGCAGAGCGGCTTAGCCCAAGCCGGGCTCGCTGCGGTAGGGGAGCGTAGCGTCGCAATCGAGGATGTGTCTCACGGCAAACCTGATCCCGAGGGGTTTCTGCTTGGTTCCGCGAACATTGGCGTGCCCACCGACAGGATCATCGGGTTCGAAGACTCCCGGGCCGGGGTGGAAGCGCTCACACGTGCTGGCATTCGTGCCGTCGGCATTGGTCCCCACCTGGTGGAAGCAGACGGGCTCATCGCGCGCTTCCCGACGATGGATGACGCGGCGCGAGCGTACCTGGGGCGGTAG
- a CDS encoding ABC transporter substrate-binding protein, translating to MFFTKKSAAARVAAASFAVATTLGLAACGGGGDDGASANVGGSPEEIAQLAKEEGEVRLIAYPKTWANYEGHFNEFTSKYDVKVAVDSPDASSAEELQAVQNLKGQDSQPDVLDIGYSFTNPAIDQGLVEPFKPSTFDEIPDDFKDPEGKWVSAYYGVIEFGVNTKKVDDVPKTFKDLLDPKYKGQIALSGDPRQGASSIAGVFAASLANGGSLDDIEPGVAFFEELSKSGNLVSISDPAAALTTGEAAIVLDWNYNWVGATEQLEKDGVDLERVVPEDGVFGNFYAQPISVNPKRPNAARLWVEWLNSDEGAEQYALGGAIPSRFTKLAEEGKLSDEAMEKLPDPAVLEKVQVPSVEQGDKANEVIATEWAKRVRN from the coding sequence ATGTTCTTTACAAAGAAGTCCGCGGCTGCACGCGTAGCAGCAGCCAGCTTCGCAGTCGCCACCACTCTCGGCCTCGCGGCGTGCGGTGGTGGGGGCGATGACGGCGCCTCGGCAAACGTGGGTGGCTCCCCTGAGGAGATCGCCCAGCTGGCCAAGGAGGAGGGTGAAGTCCGCCTCATCGCCTACCCGAAGACCTGGGCGAACTACGAAGGCCACTTCAACGAGTTCACCTCGAAGTACGACGTGAAGGTCGCCGTCGATTCCCCGGACGCGTCCTCCGCCGAGGAGCTCCAAGCCGTCCAGAACCTCAAAGGCCAGGACTCCCAGCCTGACGTGCTGGACATCGGCTACTCCTTCACCAACCCAGCCATTGACCAGGGTCTGGTGGAGCCGTTCAAGCCGTCCACCTTCGACGAGATCCCCGACGACTTCAAGGACCCGGAAGGCAAGTGGGTGTCCGCGTACTACGGCGTGATCGAGTTCGGTGTGAACACCAAGAAGGTCGACGACGTCCCGAAGACCTTCAAGGACCTGCTCGACCCGAAGTACAAGGGTCAGATTGCTCTGTCCGGCGACCCGCGCCAGGGCGCATCCTCCATCGCCGGCGTGTTCGCTGCTTCGCTGGCTAACGGCGGCTCCCTCGACGACATTGAGCCGGGTGTCGCTTTCTTTGAGGAGCTGTCCAAGTCCGGCAACCTGGTGAGCATTTCCGACCCGGCTGCCGCTCTGACCACCGGTGAGGCCGCGATCGTCCTCGACTGGAACTACAACTGGGTTGGCGCTACCGAGCAGCTGGAGAAGGACGGCGTCGACCTTGAGCGCGTCGTTCCGGAAGACGGCGTCTTCGGCAACTTCTACGCGCAGCCGATCTCCGTCAACCCGAAGCGCCCGAACGCGGCACGCCTGTGGGTTGAGTGGCTCAACTCCGACGAGGGCGCAGAGCAGTACGCCCTCGGCGGCGCTATCCCGTCCCGCTTCACCAAGCTGGCAGAAGAAGGCAAACTCTCCGATGAGGCTATGGAGAAGCTGCCGGACCCGGCTGTCCTGGAAAAGGTGCAGGTCCCGTCCGTTGAGCAGGGCGACAAGGCCAACGAAGTCATCGCTACCGAGTGGGCAAAGAGGGTCCGTAACTAA
- a CDS encoding ABC transporter permease — MSSAVSSSQDAVEPQSTLGHDENGKKKEKRERTPKGKFSFNPASLGALPYFLFLAVFLIMPILANTLKSFQDPQGNFTLATMGEAMGSTYRSAFVLTFNLSLFTAVVGGFFGVLLAWALTHDRRPGKLSGLINSFSALAAQSGGVGLAYAFIALLGTEGLLTVAIANGWPGFRDVFSLTGFWGVSLVYLYFQIPLMATLMLPAIQGIRKEWYDAASSLGATRSQYIKDVVIPVLWPAILGSLLLLFANAFAAYATAFALAGGSLNLVPILIGFFISGNVLLNPGLAAALVTWMMLIIIAAMALRIYFTRRSEKWLNQ; from the coding sequence ATGTCTAGCGCCGTCTCTTCTTCCCAGGACGCGGTGGAACCGCAATCTACTCTGGGGCATGACGAGAACGGCAAGAAGAAGGAAAAGCGGGAGCGCACACCCAAAGGGAAGTTCAGTTTCAACCCTGCTTCCCTCGGTGCCCTCCCGTACTTCCTTTTTCTGGCTGTCTTCCTGATCATGCCGATCCTGGCGAACACCCTAAAGTCGTTCCAAGATCCCCAAGGCAACTTCACGCTCGCGACGATGGGCGAGGCAATGGGTTCGACCTACCGCAGTGCGTTCGTCCTCACCTTCAACCTGTCCCTGTTCACCGCCGTCGTCGGTGGCTTCTTCGGCGTGCTGCTGGCGTGGGCACTGACCCACGACAGGCGCCCGGGCAAGCTCTCCGGTCTGATCAACAGCTTCTCCGCTCTCGCCGCCCAGTCCGGTGGTGTGGGTCTGGCGTATGCGTTCATCGCGCTTTTGGGCACCGAAGGCTTGCTCACCGTTGCCATCGCCAACGGCTGGCCCGGCTTCCGCGACGTCTTCTCGTTGACCGGTTTCTGGGGTGTGTCGCTGGTGTACCTGTACTTCCAAATTCCGCTGATGGCCACACTGATGCTGCCGGCCATACAGGGCATCCGCAAAGAGTGGTACGACGCTGCATCGTCTCTCGGCGCCACCCGCAGCCAATACATCAAGGATGTGGTCATCCCCGTTCTGTGGCCCGCCATCCTGGGTTCCCTGCTGCTGCTGTTCGCTAACGCATTCGCTGCCTACGCCACCGCGTTCGCCCTGGCCGGCGGCTCGCTCAACTTGGTGCCGATCCTCATCGGTTTCTTCATCAGCGGCAACGTGCTGCTCAACCCGGGCCTTGCAGCTGCGCTGGTCACCTGGATGATGCTCATCATCATCGCGGCGATGGCTCTGCGCATCTACTTCACCAGAAGGAGTGAAAAATGGCTCAACCAGTAA